Proteins found in one Sorghum bicolor cultivar BTx623 chromosome 1, Sorghum_bicolor_NCBIv3, whole genome shotgun sequence genomic segment:
- the LOC8059636 gene encoding dirigent protein 1, with product MAPCHCAMLPLFCSLVFSMAAAVVGETGGDVGRPTHLHFYFHENFSGGPNGTTVVVSKVRGGSNNSSFFGGVFVVDDMLREGPDPASQLLGRAQGLTVGTSLSDGALLTVLNFVFTEGAYSGSSLTLLGRALLGTVMERPIVGGTGVFRMARGYTLSKMVQSPDPNNLLVLEYDAYIWH from the coding sequence ATGGCTCCCTGTCACTgcgcaatgctcccactcttctGTAGCCTCGTCTTCTCCATGGCGGCAGCTGTCGTCGGAGAGACCGGCGGCGACGTCGGGCGCCCGACGCACCTGCATTTCTACTTCCACGAGAACTTCTCAGGCGGCCCCAACGGCACGACGGTGGTGGTGTCCAAGGTGCGCGGCGGCAGCAATAACAGCTCGTTCTTCGGCGGTGTGTTTGTCGTCGACGACATGCTCCGGGAGGGCCCGGACCCGGCGTCCCAACTCCTCGGCCGCGCgcaggggctcaccgtcggcacGTCACTCTCCGACGGCGCGCTCCTGACGGTGCTTAACTTCGTGTTCACGGAGGGCGCCTACAGCGGCAGCTCCCTGACGCTCCTCGGCCGCGCCCTGCTGGGCACGGTCATGGAGAGGCCCATCGTCGGCGGCACGGGCGTGTTCCGGATGGCGCGCGGGTATACGCTTAGCAAGATGGTTCAGTCGCCGGACCCCAACAACTTGCTTGTCCTGGAGTACGACGCCTACATTTGGCACTAG
- the LOC8067560 gene encoding solute carrier family 25 member 44 has product MSFSAARVAEHGGEVEDARGMPAEVSWEMLDKSRFFLLGAALFSGVSAALYPAVVLKTHLQVAAPPQAAPSAAAAAILRRDGPRGFYRGFGASLAGTVPARALYMAALEATKSAVGSAALRLGVAEPAASAAASAAGGVSAAVAAQVVWTPVDVVSQRLMVQTAPVAAAHYRGGADAFRKILLADGVRGLYRGFGVSLLTYAPSSAAWWGSYATAQRLLWRAVGPAHHDSRGAAMAVQGASAAAAGSAAALVTMPLDTVKTRLQVMDGGAQAPTLAAAARALVREGGWAACYRGLGPRCASMSLSSATMVTTYEFLKRLSAKEGSL; this is encoded by the coding sequence ATGAGCTTTAGCGCCGCAAGAGTTGCCGAGCATGGCGGTGAGGTCGAGGACGCAAGGGGGATGCCGGCAGAGGTGAGCTGGGAGATGCTCGACAAGTCGCGGTTTTTTCTACTCGGCGCCGCGCTCTTCTCCGGCGTCTCCGCGGCGCTGTACCCAGCCGTCGTCCTCAAGACGCACCTCCAGGTTGCTGCCCCTCCACAGGCCGCGCcctcggcggcagcggcggcgattCTCCGGCGCGACGGTCCCCGTGGGTTCTACCGTGGCTTCGGTGCGTCCCTCGCGGGCACGGTGCCCGCGCGCGCGCTCTATATGGCGGCGCTCGAGGCCACCAAGAGCGCCGTGGGCTCCGCCGCGCTCCGCCTCGGCGTCGCGGAACCGGCCGCCTCTGCTGCCGCGTCGGCCGCGGGCGGTGTCTCTGCTGCCGTAGCTGCGCAGGTCGTGTGGACACCCGTCGACGTCGTCAGCCAGCGCCTCATGGTCCAGACTGCGCCCGTCGCTGCCGCCCACTACCGCGGCGGCGCCGACGCGTTCCGGAAGATCCTACTCGCGGACGGCGTGCGCGGCCTGTACCGCGGCTTCGGTGTCTCGTTGCTGACCTACGCGCCCTCCAGCGCcgcgtggtggggctcctacgCGACGGCGCAGCGGCTCCTCTGGCGCGCCGTCGGCCCCGCGCACCACGACAGCCGCGGCGCCGCGATGGCCGTGCAAGGcgcgagcgccgccgcggcgggaAGCGCGGCCGCGCTGGTGACGATGCCGCTGGACACCGTGAAGACGCGGCTGCAGGTGATGGACGGTGGGGCGCAGGCGCCGACGCtcgcggccgcggcgcgcgcgcTGGTTCGGGAGGGAGGCTGGGCTGCTTGCTACCGCGGGCTCGGGCCGCGGTGCGCGTCCATGTCGCTGTCTTCGGCCACCATGGTCACCACATACGAGTTCCTGAAACGGCTCTCGGCCAAGGAAGGCTCCCTCTGA